The genomic interval GGTAGTGACTAATGGAAGAGAGTCAGGAGAAGCAATGCCTGAGCTAGACACCTAGGGAGAGAAACGTTGAGCAAGGGGAAGTTAATGGAGTCAAGATCTGCAGCATCTCCATCATGGCACTGTGTTTAGAGCCCTGTGTGATGTGAACACATAGAGTTTGAGGGAGCCAGGAAGCATTCAACTCTGGGGATACACACAGAGACAAGGTCTCAGCAGAAGTGAGTTCACACACTGACCTTGTTCATGGGCTTTGGCACACACTGAGGAGGACATAGGCTGTGTTGGTTTCAGGCTCAGAAGAGAAATCCAAAGGTAAAGAGTGAGGGTGCAATTGTTTTGTTGCAAACCAGCTGTTCATTTATAAGGCATCTGGGCTCCTTCCTCTTCTGCTTGCCATCTCTTCCCATCTTTTTCattcacaacacacacacactcacacacacacacacagagtcacaagTTTCTAACTAGTTTCTGTTGGGAACCAACTGTCATAAGGCCAAGTAATTTTGAGACCTGACCATTCCAGCCTGATCCCTGGGGATAGTCTTGTAGTTCTTCCCAAGACTTCCTAATAAGGTCATGCCTATGGCAGGTGGTCTGGAAGGTCTAACATGGTCCCAGATTTTCCTAGGACATTTTTGTTCCCTTTATCAGGGGGCTTGATCGATAAGGAGGCATGGCAAATATTATGATACTAGAATCCTGTTTTAAATCTGTACCCCTTTAACACTTTATTATGTCTCAATTaaactttgaattatttttttcaagggTTTCTCCTGACATCATTTTTTGTGCCTCAATTAAAAATTTACCATTGTCATTATACTATGTTCAACTGAACAGTAATCACTGGCTGAGCCCCCAGCTGTGCCAAGACCACATTGACTACTCTGGTAATGTGATAAACAGACAAAAGATCTCCCTGATGGAGCATACATATCTGAAAAGTTGCTTCCCTCCTAATTGTCATCCTCTCTACATCTTCAATATCACAATTATCTACTGCATGGAAGTAGAGAGTAGACTTGTAATTACCTGATTCTTGGAGGTGAAAAGGAATGAAAGGGTAGAGGCTGGTCAATGAGTACAAAGTTTCAAgtagataggaggaataagtgCTGGTGTCTGTTACACAGTAGGATGTGTATAGCTAATAATAATGTATCATATATTCACAAATAGCTAGAAGAGATTTTTGAATGCTCACACAccaaagaaatgataatgatATGAGGTGATGATATGCTAATTATACATCATtgcataatgtatacatatatgaaattatcacaTGGTATTTATAGTTATTGTAttgcttaaaaaataattagaaagaagACAAGATGACAGATTAGAAAACTCACCACATTTCTGGGTCTCTATGAACTAGAAATTAAACCTCAGGTACTTTTCTACAAAGAAAGTCAGGTAATTTAGAAAGGCAGAGGAGGGTGCCAGTGAAAGCATATACAATTAACAATGAGGGGAAATCAAGAAATATCAAAGTTTAgatctataaaagaaacaaaggcaacACTTCACTAAGGTTGGGTCCAGGTTATCCCCAGGTCCTGATTCTCTCCCATCCTCACCCACTACTAGCAGTGGGAGCAGTCGAACTATGCAAATCTCGTCCTGACGTACTCCATCTCTTCATTTACCATGTATTTGTGTGGCAAAAGATAGATGTGCACCAGTTTTCACCTTGAAAACAGAGCACCACCCTGACAGGCTAGGCAGAAGACGGCAAAGCTTACTGTAGACTGCAGAAGTTCTCCAGCATACTAAGTCCCCCACACAGGGCAAGGAGTGGCACCAGGGTAGAAACATGAGTGGGGATGAATACACCATGATTCactagctggacatggtggctatACCAACCTTCCATTCCTCCAGATGCTGCCACTCATTTCTGAAGCTGCCCTACCCCCACCAGAACCACTTCAGTGGGCTCTACCAGCTCTACCCTTGGAGCAGCCCCACCTGGTAGAATTTCTGCTATTCCACAGTACTCCTCCACCCCCAGATACTCCCCCTGCTTGGGAGCCTTAATCATCCACTGATTCATACCTGGGCTGTACCCAGGGGGTAATCATAGGCAATCCTAGGCCCAGAACAGTTGCTGTACGAATGGAGCACAGCTGGTACACACTCTCCTCCACAACAAAGaagaagtatttttattttattttacttttttgttattgttactttTTCTACCATTTTCATTCCCTAAATAGATTGTCTTTATCTGTAATGATTAAACTGTATTCTCACACAGTTATTTCATATACCCCCCATCCCATATACTTAACCCCCTCTCCTaattttccttcatcttttttccttccctcaccCCACTTCCCTGTACTACTTAATTAGTAATTcccttaataatttttataagaatactAATTCCTTATTAGATATAGATTATGTATCCAATTGTTCTTTACTTTATTTAAAGCTTCTGGTTTGATTTTGAATTGGTGATTTTATTATTGCTGAACTATGTTCCCAGTCAAGTTCCCAGCCACTACCCAATTCTGTCCATACATTGAGAATGTCTCAGTTGAAAAGATGTAGGTGATCAAAAACTCCAACCAATGACTTGACTTCATatacacaagaaatatgaaaaaataagaccATTCACCCAAAACGCATCAATTTTACAATAAGAGAATCAAATGATAGTGAAGTGGGGGAAATCTCagacaataaatttaaaaaaatgatgacaaaagaaattaaagacgaCATGagtaaacacctgaatgaattctaAGACCAGACAGATAAACAGCTGGattaaataaggaagacaatgcagtttacaaaagaagaaatcaataaagatatagaaatcctgaaaaaaatcaaatcatcattgtagaaatgaaaaactcactAATGAATTAAAAAGCACAGTTAAAAGCCTCATTAATAAACTGGATCAAGTTGAAGAAAGACTAtcagaacttgaaaataaggTAGATGAATTAGAATATTCaggtaaagataaagaaaaaataaaatcataactcaagtggtagaacacaagcTTATGAAAAATGAGGCCCTTAGttaaaacccaagtactgccaaaaacaaagtaaaaaaataaaaaaataagaaagtatgatAAGAATATGCAAGACTTCTGCAACACCATCGAAAGACCAAACCTACTAATCATGGCCATAGAAGAAGAGGTGtgagctaaaggcatagaaaacatattcagtaaattaatagaaaaatattttccagatcTTAAGAAAGACGTGGTCATCCATGTGTAGGAGGCttttaggacaccaaacagacaagttCAAAAAAGTCCTCcccacatcatattatagttaaaacattaaacatataaaacaaggaaagaatgttgaaagatgcaagagagaagtgccaagtcacCTTTAAAgacaaactcatcagaataacagcagatttctcaataggaACTTTAAAAGCCAGAAAGGCATGGGGTGATGTAttccaagccctgaaagaaagtaACTGCCAATTTAGATTACTATATTCAGCAAAGCTATTcttcataactgaaggagaaacaAAAGCCTTAcacattaaacaaaaactaaaggaattcatgaccactaagccaacaCTGCAGAAGATGCTTAAAGAAATCctacagagagaagagaaagataaatgcaaccatgaaagtaaggaaagaaaaacactcaATAGACTAGTAGATAAGCACATGTGGAGTAtggaagaaaattacaaaaaaaacccaacatgacAGAAATTACTACCCATTTTTCAGTAATAACTCTGTCAGTGGTCTCAATTCTTCAATCAAAGGACACAGGCTGGTGGgcggattaaaaaacaagacacaatCATTTGTTACCTACAACAAATGCACCTAATTGGCAAAGAAACATAATcataaagtgaaaggatggaaaaaagatttttctGAGCAAATGGAGTCTGAAGCAAGCAGTAGCTATACTCatctgacaaaacagacttcaaatcaaaattaatcagaagagacaaagaaggtcacttatattgataaagggaacaatccatcaacaAGATATagcaattataaacatatatataccaAATGTTGGTGCACTCAACTTCATAAGACAAACACTACTaaacataaaagcacagatagacccaaaAAATAACAGTGTATGATTTCTATGTCTCACTTTCATGAACAGATAGATCATCCAGGcaagaaaatcaacaaacaaacatgagaataaacaaaactatcaatcaaatgaacttaacagacataTACACCCAATAGCCATAGAaagcacattcttctcagcagcccatggaaatttaTCCAAAATAACTGTATTTTAGGACACGAATCAAGTcttatcaaatataagaaaactggaaTACCATCCTGTACTTTACCaaaccacagtggaataaaactggaaatcaatgGCAAGAGAAACTATAAGAAATATACAAATGGGGACTAAACAGTGATCAGCAGgttattaaagaaataaggaaggaaatcagaaaattcctagaatcaaatgaaaattaaaataaaacttgccAGAATctttgggacatagcaaaggcagttaaGAGGAAACTTTATATGTATGAGCACTTGCACTAAAATATCaaagagatatcaaataaataatctaatgatgcacctcaagctcttagttcttgttagaaaaacaagaactagtCAAGCACAAAAGctgtaaatggaaataataaaagatcAGGGCATAATTTAATGAAATTGACAACAAAGTAATGATACAAAGACTCAAAGAAGCaaagaattggttctttgaaaagataaacaagacttATAAACCATTAGTCAAACTAAccaaaataaacagggagaggacccaaattaataaaaatagagatgaaaaggggatagcacaacaaataccaagggaattcagagaatcatcaggaatatttaaaaatcttatatttctcaaaatggaaaatcttgaagaaatggataaatttccgGACACGTATGACCTACCAAAGTTGAACCAAGTGGATATAAACCATTTAAACAGATCTAtcataagcaatgagattgaagcagtaaagAAGtgtttcccaacaaagaaaagcccagaaccagACAGGTTCACTACTGAGTtcaatcagacttttaaagtacTAAAACCAATGTTTCTCAAactaataaacaaaatagaaagagaaggaatgctgccaaactcattctataaagtcaGCATTACCCTGATATCACAACCTGATAATTATAGATAgatcaatttctttgatgaacatagacaaaaaaaattctcaataagaaatttgcaaaccaaattcaacaacatattaaaaagatcatacaccaagTTGGctggtttcatttcagggatgcaaggatattCCAAcacatataaatcaataaatgcaatacagcacatagACAGAATAAGGATAAAAATcgcatgatcatctcaatagattcagaaaaacaaTTTGTCATTCAGTCTGGGTGTCCAGCAATggatgaatgtataaagaaaccacagtataaatacacaatggaatattattcatccataaaaaagaatgagagttgggctccagtggttcatgcctgtaatcctagctactcaagaggcaaagatcaggaggatcacggttggaagccagccctggggaaataattctgaagatcctatctcaaaaaaaaatccatcacaaaaaaagtttggtagagtggctcaaatggtaacagcacctgcctaccaagtgtgaggccctgggttcaaatcctgacaccacccaaaatgaaattatgtcatttataggaaaatggatagaacagaAAATCAGTAGAGCTAAAAGAAATATTACTGATTCAGATAGACAAAAAATGCataatttttctcatatgtgaaatctagacctaaaaacaagcaaaaagaaatgaatatgcAAGGTGGAAGCATTTTAGGAATGACCAGCAAGAGTGGGGAGGAGGACTACAGAGGGAGATGGGGGTGGTAAATATGATCGAAACACATTGTATTAATTTATGGAGAAGTCCTAATGATCCCatagttttgtaaaataaaaagattacaaGTGTTGAATTTCAATTTGTTCTCCTATTTTTGTTGAGGATGGGAGGGAAAACTTTCAAGCATTTAACTcttcacttgtttttattttatttttttgttggaacaactttttattttttaaatttatattcacttattcacatgtgcatacattgtttgggtcattgctcccctcTACTCCCCATCCCCTTTCTTTCCCCCCCCAGCCcctctcacttctaggcagactctgttctgcccttacctctaattttgttggagagaaacaaaagcaataataaggaagacaaagcatttttgctagttgagataaggatagctatacagagagattcctagcattgcttccatgtaccaatGTTTAACTCTTTACTTGTAAGAATGCACCTACAGCTTATTATTTATCTCTTGGTTAATTAGAATATTCCTCTTCATTTCCAAACAAGTAggtctttttttctaattttttttttggtactgatttCTAACTTAATGGCACTGTGGTCAGATAATATGGTCTGTATCATTCTAATTTTTTGCAATGTTTTGAGATTTGATTTATGGAATGCAAGATAATTTGTTTTGAGAATTTCCCATCTGTGGTGGATAATATGTATCTGGCTCAAGATACTGAATTAATCAGTGTGCTTGGAGGAAAGAGATGGCACTGTTCAATatgaaaaatggaagaatttaCAGACTGTAAGCAAGATTAGGGGTGATCAAACAGGGATGGTGACACATTCTGGTGCTACCTATCAAGGGCAGGAAGCATGTACCACTTTAAGGGGACAGGGATGGGAGCAGAGATATCTGTGGCTGTAGCAGAAGGTCACAGGACCTAGATAATGAAGGAAGAAGTGAGGAGAATAAACACCTCATTCTATCCTTCATTCCCATTAAATCCCATTAGCAATACTCATTAACTGAACCCAACTAGAACTAAAAGGCCATGAAGCTTATTGAGGCAGTCAATAAATGTCAGGCTCCAGATCAGGAGGAGGAAGTGGGTATTTGGCTCTAGAGGGACAagggaaaatatccaacacacaggAAAGGTACAGCAGACACTTCTGTGTGAATGGAGTGTATTTTCTATGTAGGTGGTgttaggaaggaaaaaataacagGCAAGAGAAGTAGTTGGCATCCTaaggtggtagtgggagaattgaGGCTGCTGCAATAATGTAATGTGTGCTCTGGGAGAAAGATAGGCATTGGTAAAAGAACAGAGATTAAAGTGGACAAGAAAAATGATGGAATTCTAGGAAATATTCCCGTAAGAGGGCATAGATTGCACTAAGTGGCATTTTTTGGGGTCCCAGTAAAGAAGAGCAGACGGGTGATGGTATGGGACTGAGCCAGCAACGTGAAGTTGCTAAGGACAGGGAAGGATGATTGCTGGGTTGATGTGATTTgtttaaaataggaaaaggacAGACTTTAAGTAGAAGTCTATGCTAGTGGCAGATGGAAGGCATGATTGGACAGGAAAAGTCTATAATTTGTGAAAATTGGAGGAGTAAGTTTAGGCTTAGAtagagacaaacacatgagttttaGAGGTTTTATTACAACTACTTAACAGAGAATATTGCCAGGGCAATGCCAGCAGAAATCCTGCCAACAGGCAACTGAATGAAGACTTTGCAGATATAGAATTTTGTATTCTATTTTCCTcttagtttcattttgctttggttttggcattaatggagtttgaactcagggcctcataattgctagacaggcatgcaaccacttgagctgctccaccagtcattgtttcttttctttccatattaATACCTTTCATCCTATTTTTTCCCTGTTCAATACTTCTTTTCATTCTTGACCCTATGGACATCTTAGGTTTCAGATATTTTGTCCTATGATTTTGGGACATACAGCAGCTCTCTTGGCCTGTGCCCCATAGATACAAGTAGCATACATTCTCCTACAGTTGCGACcaccaaaaatgtcttcagacattgCCAGATAAGTCTCTTATGGCCATGCTGTTCCTAGATGAGAGGCACTGCTCTGATCTATCAGTAAAGGAATAGAGGGAAAAGACATTTAAGTTGGAGATGTGAATAGAGAGTCTCAGGGATAAACAGATGATTTAAAAAGAGACAAATTTAAATTATACAACATACATCCAGTTTAGTGATAAAATTTTCAAGTGTAGAcaggaatggtggtgcatgcctgaaaccCCAGTACTTTGGAGGTTTTcacaagagaatcatgagtttgaaactctgtctcaaacagcaacaacaaaagatttAAAGAATTTGCATATAAAGATGCAAATAAGTTAAGGTGCTCTTTTGTCATTTCTTGTATAATGCAGATGTCAAAGATTCCCTGATCCTAAGGCATTTTGTTTTATAACTAAAACCCTAATGCTACAACCTGAGGAAACCGGTGCATTCagattttcttctcttgcttATGTCCTCTTTCTTCACCATTAATAACACACTTACTTGGCTCTCTTGCTGGATATGAAACCTCCTCTTGCTGTCTTTGGCATGTAACACAAGCTCATCAATTAATTCTTACTTTTCCAAGAAACTTAATTGAAGAACTTTGGGGACACCATGCAGGATAGAGCACACCTCACAGCATATTTCTCCAACTTACTGGTTCCAcacatcctcttgtggttttcaCTACTCTTTTCCCAAAACAAAGCTCCAACTAATGCTCTCAAAATCAtggtcttcttttcttcttcaatcaCTTTCTCTTGAAAAGCATGCctgcttttttcaagataggaaatAAATTCCAGTGCATTATACTGATCCCTCCAAATGTGAAAATACATTACTGAAAGATGTCAGGGTCAATCTACGCTGGAAGAGAAATCAGATGAACCTTAGACATAAGGAAGAGCTACCAAATTTGAGTCTGGTGCCAAAGAAGCCATGAATGCTCTTTCCTGTGGCATTTCAGCACTGAAGACATATTCTTCTGTCAAAGCTGGATAAGGGGCAACCTTCCCCACATCAAGGGAGGGAGCTTCTTCTCCAGGGGCCTACCTGCTAGACAGACTCTGCCTGGGCCAGGCTGGTTCTCCCAAGGGCCCTCCTCATGGCCCCCTTCATTTCCTTGTTGCGGAAACTGTAGATGATGGGGTTGCACATAGGAATGATGATGCTATAAAGGAGAGACAAAGGCTTGTCTTTGTCAGGCCCATGTGTGCTGCGAGGATTCATGTATGAGAACATAGCTGAGGAATATAAAAAGATGACCACAGTCAGGTGGGAGGTACAAGTGGAGAGGGTCTTTCTCCGACCTGAGGAGGAGGGTCTGCTGAGGATGGAGGCCAGGATGTGGACATAGGAGATGACAATGAGCACTGTGGGGCTGAGCAGTACCACAATGGCATCTGCAAATATTAACTTCATGCTGAACTGGGTGTCCCCAGAAGAGAGGGCAATCACTATGGGGGCCTCACAGAAGAAGTTTTCAATGTGGTTgtctctgttgaaaggattccgGAATGAAATATACTCAAGAAAGATGCCATTGATGAGCCCAAAAGTCCAGGAAGTACCCACCAGACAGACACAGACCTGCCGGCTCATGA from Castor canadensis chromosome 8, mCasCan1.hap1v2, whole genome shotgun sequence carries:
- the LOC109691619 gene encoding olfactory receptor 10AD1-like, yielding MLPYNYLLCFSCPFSSSKTQMVDLRNSNTVTEFILVGFEKSSPSIQAFLFTLFLALYSLAMAMNGLIIFITWTDSRLNSPMYFFLGHLSFLDVCFITTIIPQMLAHLMIKNHTVSFVSCMTQMYLIFFMGVAECILLAFMGYDRYVAICHPLNYAQIMSRQVCVCLVGTSWTFGLINGIFLEYISFRNPFNRDNHIENFFCEAPIVIALSSGDTQFSMKLIFADAIVVLLSPTVLIVISYVHILASILSRPSSSGRRKTLSTCTSHLTVVIFLYSSAMFSYMNPRSTHGPDKDKPLSLLYSIIIPMCNPIIYSFRNKEMKGAMRRALGRTSLAQAESV